Proteins encoded in a region of the Thunnus maccoyii chromosome 4, fThuMac1.1, whole genome shotgun sequence genome:
- the idh3g gene encoding isocitrate dehydrogenase [NAD] subunit gamma, mitochondrial gives MASRSAVLSMSKIISPFWGGRLGNTVKVFGTTLTSRRNKTLLTGENIPPPAKYGGRHTVTLIPGDGIGPELLNHVREVFRFSCVPVDFEVVHVNSALETEDDISNAITAIRRNGVALKGNIETKHTMAPSVKSRNNLLRTSLDLYANVMHCQSLPGVQTRHKNIDIMIIRENTEGEYSSLEHESVSGVVESLKIITRNNSLRIADYAFRMAREKGRRRVTAVHKANIMKLGDGLFLQCCREVASGYPDITFDSMIVDNTTMQLVSKPQQFDVMVMPNLYGNVVSNVCAGLVGGPGLVPGANYGRVYAVFETATRNTGKSIADRNIANPTAMLLASCLMLDHLKLYDHASLIRNAVLTTMNETRLHTADIGGQGTTSEVVQSIMRIIQSKGQFTADL, from the exons ATGGCTTCTCGCAGTGCTGTGCTCTCGATGTCCAAAATCATTAGTCCCTTTTGGGGTGGACGCCTTGGAAATACGGTTAAA GTATTCGGAACAACTCTGACAAGTCGCAGGAATAAGACCTTGCTTACT GGAGAAAACATT CCCCCTCCAGCAAAGTATGGAGGCAGACACACTGTGACCCTCATACCTGGAGATGGAATTGGTCCAGAGCTGCTCAATCATGTCAGAGAGGTTTTCAG GTTCAGCTGTGTGCCTGTGGACTTTGAGGTGGTACATGTCAACTCTGCACTGGAGACTGAGGATGACATCAGCAATGCCATCACTGCCATCCGCCGTAATGGAGTTGCCCTCAAAG GTAACATAGAAACCAAACATACCATGGCACCATCTGTCAAATCCAGAAATAATCTCCTTCG CACAAGCTTAGACCTGTATGCCAATGTGATGCACTGCCAGTCCCTCCCCGGAGTTCAGACTCGCCACAAGAACATTGACATCATGATCATCAGGGAGAACACAGAGGGAGAGTACAGCAGTCTGGAGCACGAG AGTGTGTCAGGGGTAGTGGAGAGTCTCAAGATCATCACCAGGAACAATTCCCTCAGGATCGCTGACTATGCCTTCCGAATGGCCAGGGAGAAAGGACGGCGCAGGGTCACCGCTGTTCACAAGGCCAACATCAT GAAGCTTGGCGATGGCTTGTTCTTGCAGTGTTGCAGAGAAGTGGCCTCTGGTTACCCAGACATCACATTTGACAGCATGATTGTGGACAACACCACCATGCAG CTGGTGTCCAAGCCTCAGCAGTTTGATGTGATGGTGATGCCCAATCTGTACGGGAACGTGGTGAGCAATGTGTGCGCTGGCCTTGTGGGAGGGCCTGGCCTTGTACCCGGGGCCAATTATGGCCGTGTGTACGCTGTCTTTGAAACG GCCACAAGGAACACGGGGAAGAGTATTGCAGACAGGAACATTGCTAACCCCACTGCCATGCTGCTAGCCAGTTGCCTGATGCTGGACCATCTTAA GCTTTACGATCATGCAAGTTTGATCCGGAATGCAGTCCTCACCACCATGAATGAAACCAGG TTGCACACAGCTGATATCGGCGGTCAGGGCACCACATCAGAGGTGGTCCAGTCCATCATGAGGATCATCCAGAGTAAAGGGCAGTTCACAGCTGATCTCTAA
- the fam3a gene encoding protein FAM3A, whose protein sequence is MRLTGPLRAVAVLLLVGLTWLLANTLFGGESGSSVRHFFSGTSEEPTPAEPRPRKYKCGLSAPCPPKHLAFRLVSGAANVIGPKICLEDKMLVSSVKNNVGRGLNIALVNGVTGELLETKTFDMWAGDVSELLKYLRPLHEGTLVFVASFDDPATKLNDESRRLFEELGSTAVKELAFRDSWVFVGAKGIENKSPFEQRMKNSKSSNKYEGWPESLEMDGCIPLRPPLEG, encoded by the exons ATGAGATTAACAG GCCCCCTGCGCGCTGTGGctgtgctgctgttggtggGGCTCACCTGGCTGCTGGCAAACACCTTATTTGGAGGGGAAAGTGGTTCATCTGTGCGGCACTTCTTCAGTG GTACAAGCGAGGAACCAACACCCG CTGAACCCCGCCCTCGAAAGTATAAATGTGGACTTTCAGCTCCATGTCCCCCAAAACATCTGGCTTTCCGCCTGGTGTCTGGTGCTGCCAACGTGATCGGGCCCAAAATCTGCCTGGAGGATAAGAT GTTAGTGAGCAGTGTAAAGAACAACGTTGGCAGAGGACTAAACATAGCTTTGGTGAATG GGGTGACAGGAGAGCTCTTGGAGACAAAGACCTTTGATATGTGGGCAGGAg ATGTTTCTGAGCTGTTGAAGTATCTGCGGCCGCTCCATGAGGGAACACTCGTGTTCGTGGCCTCCTTTGATGATCCAGCTACAAA ATTGAATGATGAATCTCGGCGACTGTTTGAGGAGCTGGGGAGCACAGCGGTGAAGGAACTGGCCTTTAGAGACAGCTGGGTGTTTGTTGGAGCCAAGGGCATTGAGAATAAAAGTCCCTTTGAGCAG CGTATGAAGAAcagtaaaagcagcaacaagTATGAAGGTTGGCCCGAGTCTCTGGAGATGGACGGCTGTATTCCCCTGCGGCCACCCCTGGAAGGTTAA